A region from the Gossypium hirsutum isolate 1008001.06 chromosome A08, Gossypium_hirsutum_v2.1, whole genome shotgun sequence genome encodes:
- the LOC107919940 gene encoding uncharacterized protein isoform X2, translating into MSSSAVEAEAPDLVCQLDNVQGMVDALSAVRWKRHQDAVVELSEHGVVLIVEDTGCLQAKVYLQRELFVRYEYHAEGRPRFGVSLGLFVDCLNSFSAPGRSSMIEIQYPGPDMQLLIKTRIPDTISWDYNFEPAGSTPLTFTVKSAALKEAIDDLEWPGSSIQINLQPDPPCITFKGEGHGDLQIDFTYYVNTDLVIAFHCDCQVSYRYKYKFLRATTSNLPSSVIKDNRGSKLTIGRGGMLKVQHLVSVARSATSHPHIDSAGHQQPSRIAYIEFFVKSEVDE; encoded by the exons ATGAGCTCGTCGGCAGTAGAAGCAGAAGCGCCGGATCTGGTGTGCCAGTTGGACAACGTCCAAGGTATGGTCGACGCACTCTCTGCCGTTCGATGGAAACGCCATCAg GACGCAGTGGTGGAATTATCAGAGCATGGTGTCGTTTTGATCGTGGAGGATACTGGTTGTCTTCAAGCCAAAGTTTATCTTCAACGTGAG CTATTCGTTCGCTATGAATATCATGCTGAAGGGCGACCACGATTTGGAGTAAGTTTGGGCCTCTTTGTCGACTGTTTGAACTCATTTTCTGCACCTGGACGTTCAAGTATGATCGAGATTCAATACCCAGGACCTGATATGCAGCTTCTTATCAA GACAAGAATTCCAGATACAATTTCATGGGACTACAACTTTGAACCTGCCGGAAGCACGCCACTTACTTTTACTGTCAAG TCCGCAGCATTAAAAGAAGCAATTGATGATCTAGAATGGCCAGGGTCGAGCATCCAGATCAATCTACAGCCAGATCCCCCATGCATTACGTTTAAAGGAGAAGGCCATGGAGACTTGCAG ATAGATTTCACCTATTATGTAAATACGGATCTTGTGATTGCATTTCACTGTGATTGCCAAGTATCCTATAG GTATAAATACAAGTTTCTTCGAGCAACAACATCGAATCTACCCAGCAGTGTTATTAAAGATAACAGAGGAAGTAAACTGACCATTGGGAGAGGAGGGATGTTGAAAGTTCAACACTTGGTTTCAGTTGCTAGATCAGCTACTTCACATCCTCATATTGATTCTGCTGGGCATCAGCAACCTAGTCGAATTGCTTATATCGAGTTCTTTGTGAAGTCTGAGGTAGATGAATAA
- the LOC107919940 gene encoding uncharacterized protein isoform X1, which translates to MSSSAVEAEAPDLVCQLDNVQGMVDALSAVRWKRHQDAVVELSEHGVVLIVEDTGCLQAKVYLQRELFVRYEYHAEGRPRFGVSLGLFVDCLNSFSAPGRSSMIEIQYPGPDMQLLIKSVDSLDACIYAEIRTRIPDTISWDYNFEPAGSTPLTFTVKSAALKEAIDDLEWPGSSIQINLQPDPPCITFKGEGHGDLQIDFTYYVNTDLVIAFHCDCQVSYRYKYKFLRATTSNLPSSVIKDNRGSKLTIGRGGMLKVQHLVSVARSATSHPHIDSAGHQQPSRIAYIEFFVKSEVDE; encoded by the exons ATGAGCTCGTCGGCAGTAGAAGCAGAAGCGCCGGATCTGGTGTGCCAGTTGGACAACGTCCAAGGTATGGTCGACGCACTCTCTGCCGTTCGATGGAAACGCCATCAg GACGCAGTGGTGGAATTATCAGAGCATGGTGTCGTTTTGATCGTGGAGGATACTGGTTGTCTTCAAGCCAAAGTTTATCTTCAACGTGAG CTATTCGTTCGCTATGAATATCATGCTGAAGGGCGACCACGATTTGGAGTAAGTTTGGGCCTCTTTGTCGACTGTTTGAACTCATTTTCTGCACCTGGACGTTCAAGTATGATCGAGATTCAATACCCAGGACCTGATATGCAGCTTCTTATCAA GTCTGTTGATTCACTTGATGCTTGTATTTATGCGGAAATCAGGACAAGAATTCCAGATACAATTTCATGGGACTACAACTTTGAACCTGCCGGAAGCACGCCACTTACTTTTACTGTCAAG TCCGCAGCATTAAAAGAAGCAATTGATGATCTAGAATGGCCAGGGTCGAGCATCCAGATCAATCTACAGCCAGATCCCCCATGCATTACGTTTAAAGGAGAAGGCCATGGAGACTTGCAG ATAGATTTCACCTATTATGTAAATACGGATCTTGTGATTGCATTTCACTGTGATTGCCAAGTATCCTATAG GTATAAATACAAGTTTCTTCGAGCAACAACATCGAATCTACCCAGCAGTGTTATTAAAGATAACAGAGGAAGTAAACTGACCATTGGGAGAGGAGGGATGTTGAAAGTTCAACACTTGGTTTCAGTTGCTAGATCAGCTACTTCACATCCTCATATTGATTCTGCTGGGCATCAGCAACCTAGTCGAATTGCTTATATCGAGTTCTTTGTGAAGTCTGAGGTAGATGAATAA
- the LOC107919938 gene encoding syntaxin-22, which produces MSFQDLEAGRPFASRQNMINGKQDASQAVASGIFQINTAVSTFQRLVNTLGTPKDTPELREKLHKTRLHIGQLVKDTSAKLKQASETDHHAEVSTSKKITDAKLAKDFQAVLKEFQKAQRLAAERETSYSPFVPQSALPASYTAGEMDAGSNKSAEQRPLLVERRQEVVLLDNEIAFNEAIIDEREQGIQEIQQQIGEVNEIFKDLAVLVHEQGTMIDDIGTHIENSQAATSQAKSHLVKAAKSQRSNSSLACLLLVIFGIVLLIVIIVLAA; this is translated from the exons ATGAGCTTTCAAGATCTGGAGGCTGGACGGCCATTTGCGTCGAGGCAAAACATGATCAACGGAAAGCAAGACGCTTCGCAAGCTGTGGCTTCTGGCATTTTCCAAATCAACACCGCCGTCTCCACATTCCAGCGACTCGTCAATACCCTTGGCACTCCCAAGGACACCCCTGAGCTCCGAGAAAAACT GCATAAAACAAGGCTACATATTGGGCAATTGGTGAAGGACACTTCAGCTAAACTTAAACAAGCTAGTGAAACCGATCACCATGCTGAAGTTAGC ACAAGCAAAAAGATAACAGATGCCAAACTTGCAAAAGATTTTCAAGCAGTTTTGAAAGAGTTTCAGAAGGCTCAACGGCTTGCAGCTGAAAGAGAAACTTCATATTCCCCTTTTGTTCCCCAGTCAGCTCTTCCTGCAAG CTACACTGCAGGTGAGATGGATGCAGGTTCTAATAAAAGTGCTGAACAGCGACCCCTTCTTGTTGAAAGAAG ACAAGAGGTCGTGCTGTTGGATAATGAGATTGCATTTAATGAGGCTATCATTGATGAAAGAGAACAAGGAATTCAAGAAATTCAGCAGCAAATTGGTGAGGTGAACGAGATCTTCAAAGATCTTGCTGTGCTAGTTCATGAGCAGGGAACTATGattg ATGACATCGGGACCCATATTGAAAATTCCCAGGCTGCCACTTCACAGGCAAAATCCCATCTCGTGAAAGCCGCAAAGAGCCAGAGATCAAATTCTTCTCTG GCATGCTTGCTCCTGGTGATATTCGGAATTGTGCTTCTGATAGTGATCATAGTACTGGCAGCCTAA